CTCGCTCTCGGAATGGCGTGCCACACCGAATACGCGGTACTGCGGGCCTTTGTAATGGCGATAGAGTCCTGGCTGCAACTGCATGAGCGATTCCCGAAATAAAAAGCCGTAAAAAGCAAAACCGGGGCACTGGGCCCCGGTTTCTGTCCATTGACGCTTAAACGCGTTCGAAGACGGTGGTGATGCCTTGGCCAAGGCCCACGCACATGGTGGAGACACCGAAGGTGCCGCCGTTCTGCTTCATGACGTTGAGCAGGGTACCGGAGATACGGGCACCGGAACAACCGAAGGGGTGACCCAGGGCGATCGCGCCGCCGTGCAGGTTGACCTTCTCTTCCATCTTGTCGAGCAGCTTCAGGTCCTTCAGCACAGGCAGGGCCTGGGCCGCGAAGGCTTCGTTGAGCTCGACGAAATCGATGTCGGCCATGGTCAGACCGGCACGCTTGAGCGCCTTCTGAGTGGACGGCACCGGGCCGTAACCCATGATCGCCGGATCCACACCGGCAACGGCCATGGCGCGAACCACGGCCATCGGCTGGATGCCCAGGTCCTGAGCACGCTGGGCGCTCATGACGATCATGCAGGAAGCGCCGTCGGTGATCTGCGAGGAAGTACCTGCAGTCACGGTGCCACCTTTCGGGTTGAATGCCGGCTTCAGCGCAGCCAGGCTCTCGATGGTGGTTTCCGGACGAATGGTTTCGTCGTAGTCGAACATCTTCAGGAAACCGTTCTCGTCGTAGCCCTGCATCGGGATGATCTCATCCTTGAACTTGCCTTCGACGGTAGCCTTGTGCGCCAGACGGTGCGAACGCTCACCGAAGGCGTCCTGCTGCTCACGGCTGATGCCGTGCATCTTGCCCAGCATCTCCGCGGTCAGCCCCATCATGCCGGAAGCCTTGGCGGCGTACAGCGACAGGTGCGGGTTCGGGTCGACGCCGTGCATCATACCGACGTGGCCCATGTGCTCCACACCGCCGACGACGAACACGTCGCCGTTGCCGGTCTGGATTGCCTGCACGGCGGTGTGCAGGGCGCTCATGGACGAACCGCACAGACGGCTGACGGTCTGGCCGGCGCTGGTGTGCGGGATCTGGGTCATCAGCGACGCCATGCGCGCGATGTTCCAGCCCTGCTCCAGGGTCTGGTTGACGCAGCCCCAGATCACGTCCTCGACTTCAGCCGGGTCGATCTTGCTGTTGCGCTCCAGCAGTTTGCTGATCAGGTGCGCGGACATGGTCTCGGCGCGGGTGTTGCGGTGCATGCCGCCCTTGGAACGACCCATCGGGGTACGACCGAAGTCGACGATCACTGCATCTCTAGGATTCAGGCTCATATTTCTACTCTCGCTCTGTTCGCTGCGCGATTAACCGAAGAACTTCTGGCCCTTGGCGGCCATTTCACGAAGCTTGGCGGTCGGGTGGTACAGCGCGCCCAGGTCGGCATATTTGTCAGCCAGGGCGACGAATTCGGCTACACCGATCGAATCGATGTAACGCAGCGCACCACCGCGGAAGGGCGGGAAGCCGATACCGTAGATCAGGCCCATATCGGCCTCGGCTGCAGTGTCGACGATGCCGTCTTCCAGGCAACGAACGGTTTCCAGGCACAGCGGGATCATCAGGGCATTGATGATGTCTTCATCGGTGACTTCACGCTGCTCGTACACGACCGGCGCCAGCACTTCCTGGATAGCGGCATCGGCCACTTTCTTCGGCTTGCCACGCTTGTCGGTCTCGTAGGCATAGAAGCCCCTGCCGTTCTTCTGACCCAGACGATTGGCTTCGTACAGCGCGTCGACAGCGGTCTTGCGCTCTTCCTTCATGCGTTCCGGGAAGCCTTCGGCCATCACGTCGCGGGCATGGTGGGCGGTGTCGATGCCGACAACGTCCATCAGGTAGGCCGGGCCCATGGGCCAGCCGAACTTCTCCATGATCTTGTCGATGCGGACGAAGTCGACACCGGCGCTGACCAGCTTGGCGAAGCCGCCGAAGTACGGGAACAGCACGCGGTTGACCAGGAAGCCGGGGCAGTCGTTGACCACGATCGGGTTCTTGCCCATCTTCTTGGCGTAGGCAACGGTAGTAGCCACAGCCACTTCGCTGGACTTCTCGCCACGGATCACCTCGACCAGCGGCATCATGTGCACCGGGTTGAAGAAGTGCATGCCGACGAAGTTTTCCGGACGCTTCAGCGCCTGGGCCAGGTAGGTGATGGAGATGGTGGACGTGTTGGAAGCGATCACCGCATCTTCACGCACATAACCTTCCACCTCGGCCAGCACGGCGTGCTTGACCTTCGGGTTCTCGACCACGGCTTCGACCACGATGTCGACGTTGCCGAAGTCACCGTAGGACATGGTCGGGCGAATGGCATTCAGCGCCTCGGCCATCTTCGCCGGAGTCATGCGGCCTTTCTCGACGCGCTTGCCAAGCAGCTTGGAGGCCTCGTTCAGCCCCATCTGGATACCCTCTTCGCGGATATCCTTCATCAGGATCGGAGTGCCCTTGGAGGCCGACTGGTAGGCGATACCGCCGCCCATGATGCCGGCGCCGAGCACGGCTGCCAGTTTCACGTCGCGAGCGATTTCGTCGTGGTGCTTGGCCTTCTTCTTCAACTCCTGATCGTTCAGGAACAGGCCGATCAGGCTCTCGGCGACCGAGGTCTTGGCCAGCTTGACGAAGCCGGCGGCCTCGACTTCCAGCGCCTTGTCACGACCGAAGTTGGCAGCCTTCTGAATGGTCTTGATGGCCTCGACCGGAGCCGGGTAGTTCGGACCCGCCTGACCGGCGACGAAACCCTTGGCGGTCTCGAAGCACATCATCTGTTCGATGGCGTTGAGCTTGATCTTTTCCAGCTTGGGCTGGCGCTTGGCCTTGTAATCCAGCTCGCCGGAGATGGCGCGCTTGACCAGATCCAGCGCGGCGTCCTTGAGCTTGGCAGGAGCGACCACGGCATCGACGGCACCGACCTTGAGGGCATCGGCTGCCTTGTTTTCCTTGCCGGAAGCGATCCACTCTACAGCGTTGTCGGTGCCGATCACGCGCGGCAGGCGCACAGTACCGCCGAAGCCCGGGTAGATACCCAGCTTGACTTCCGGCAGACCGATCTTGGCGGTCTCGCTCATTACACGGTAGTCACCGGCCAGGCACATTTCGAAACCGCCGCCCAGGGCGATGCCGTTGATGGCAACCACGGTCGGCACGGCGAGGTCTTCGAAATCACTGAAAATCTTGTTGGCTTCCAGATTGCCGGCCACCAGCTCTTCGTCGGGCAGTTTGAAGTTATCGACGAACTCGGTGATGTCGGCACCGACGATGAACACGTCCTTGCCACTGGTGACAATCACGCCCTTGATCGAACCGTCAGCCTTGATCGCGTCCACGGAGGCGCGCAGCTCGTTGAGGGTAAGACGGTTGAATTTGTTGACGGACTCACCCTTGAGGTCGAAATTCAATTCGACGATGCCGCTCTCAAGAGCCTTAACCGTGATGGCTTTACCTTCGTAAATCATCAACTGATCTCCACGGTATGGAAGCTGAACAGTACACATCGGAGCCAACCGGCAGGCCAGCCCGCGGCACAGCCGTCGAGCATAGCTCCAATCGGTAAGACACACCCACCGACGCGATATTCGGGCTGTAATGGCGCGCCTAACCAGGCAAACGCTCAATTCATACGCCCGTTTGATTTGGGTGTGCACACCTTCAGGGAAAAGCCCGCGCTTGTCAATTGGCCTCTTTTCGTCGTTTTCCCGACGTTTTCCGCAGGCCTGGTCATTCGCGGGCTCCAGCGCTTATCGATAAACCGCATCAATATCACGCCATTGCGCGCCTTTTCCCCGCCCGTTGGCGACATATCCAAGCGCCTAGCCAAACGGTGAAGCTCGGGGTACAGTCGTCTCACCTTCAGGTGGCACAGGGCCATCCGGGAGCAATACAACAACAAATCGAGCCCCATGATGGGCCACACGGAGTCGCCAATGTCGAGCCGCCGTTCGCTTGAATTCCCCCTGAGCGCTCTGCTCGTTTTTCTCTTTACGCTTTTCTTCCCGCCCCTGCTCAGCGCAGCCCCGACCGATGATCTGCTCCGCCTGCACCAGCTGCGCCTGGCTACCCAGAAGAGCCTGGGCGACTTCTATATGTACAACGGCATGGAAGGCGATCAGCGCTACGCCCGCATGATTGGCGAGTCGCTGCAGGAGGGCCAGGCGTACCTGGACGGCCTGGGCGAAATGCCCGGCGAGGCGAGCAAGGCGCTGCGCGGCCAGCTGCAAGCCAACTGGCAGAGTTATCGCAGCGCACTACAGGCGCTGATGGAAGCCATGCGCAGCCAGGGCTATACCGACCTGCAACCGGTTGCCGACCTGGCCGACAACAATCAGCGCCTCATGGCCATCAGCGACGAGCTTTACCAGAAGATTCAGCAGGAAAGCGGTTTCAGCGTGCCGCCGCTGACCCAGAAGAGCCGCGACCAGAGCCTGCTGATGCAGAATATCGCGGTGGACTATGCCTCGCGCAGTGCCTCGGTCGGCACCAGCTTCTTCGGCGGCGGCGAAGAGCGCGGAATCGATGAGCTGGTCGGCGAGTTCGCCAACCAGCTCGGCAGCCTCAGCAGCGCCCAGCAGAACACCCCGCAGATCAGCGCCGCACTGAACTCCATCGAGACCAAATGGCGTTACATCGAGAAATCCCTGCGCAACTACAATGAGAACACCGTACCGTTCCTGATCAGCAAGTATTCCGACAGCATCATCGAGGGTCTGGAAGGCGTTTCCGCACAGTACGCCGCCAATCAACTGTAATTACCCCCTGTTTTCCGGCCTGCCTGGCCAGCCATCGCCCGGTGCTCGCATCGGGCTTTTCTTTGCCCGTTCAGACCAGTCGCCCTATCGCGCACAATGGGGCCATACTTGGGACAGAGCCATTTGCTTCCTTAAGGAGGAGTTCACCATGCCTTACCAGCACATTCTGGTCGCCGTCGATCTGACAGAGGAATGCGACCCCGTAGTGGTTCGCGCGCAGAAGCTGGCCCAGGCCAGCGGTGCCAAGATGTCCCTGGTGCATATCGTCGAGCCGATGGCCATGGCCTTTGGTGGTGACGTGCCGATGGACCTGTCGATGCTGCAGCAACAGCAGTTCGAGCAGGCCCGCGAGCGCCTGGACAGCTTCACCGGCAAGTACCCGGAACTCACCGCCGATCAGCGCCACCTGGCTTATGGCCAACCCCGCCAGGAAATCCACCGCCTGGCCGCAGAGCAGGGTTGCGATCTGATCGTGGTTGGCAGCCATGGCCGCCACGGCCTGGCGCTGCTGCTCGGCTCCACCGCCAATGACGTGCTGCACGGAGCGCCCTGCGATGTGCTCGCCGTGCGTCTGAAGAAGGTGGAAAAAAGCGCCTGATGTGCCAGAGGCCGACAAGGCCTGACGCACCAGAAGACCGCTGACGGGCAAGGGGCGCGCGCGGCGCCCCTGCCATCACTCGAACGAATCGCCCGCGCTCATCACCAGCGGGCGGATCTTCTGCAACTGGGTTTCCAGGGACACCGTCATGCTTGACGACATCGAGAAGAAGGTCAGGAAGGCCTTCAGATTGGAGTCGCCTTCGCAGGTGTCGTGAATACGCTGCCAGAAGGCCTGGTTGACCAGCTTGAGTTGCTGGAAGAGGCGCACCAGCCCCTTAAGTTCCCAGTCAGCCAGACGCCCCTCGCGCATATTGAAATACTGCCGCGCCAGGTACAGCGACACCGCACGCAGGATGAACTCCTGGTTGTTGGCAAACGGCAGATGCTGCTGCGCCATCGGCCTCAGGCGCGCCAGCACCGGGCAGGCGCTGGTGGCCATGATCACCCCAAGCAGCGCACGCAACCCCTCCTCCAAACCGACCTGCTTGGTGTATTCGCGATCAGGCGTGCGCACCCAGACACTGGCCTTCTTGAAAGCCGGCAGGCCACGGAAGTCCTCGATCACCCGATGCAGATCGACTGCAGCCGGGCAATGGCTGAACTGCTCGCGGCTGAGCGGGCAATTGCTGCACTGCTGATGCGCGAGACGGGTCCAGGCAGGCGCCTGTTGCGCTTCGGCGGGGTCGTATTCGCGACTCAGTTCGATCCGATAGCTGAACTGATGATTATCGTCGAGGGTAATGCGGTACTCGATGGCCATTGCCCGTTCGTTCCTTCGTCAGCCTTCCAGCTCTGCCCAGCGCTCGAGCAACTCGTCCATTTCCTTCTGCAGGCTGTCGAGACGCGCCAATACCTCCGTGGTGACCTGCACCGGCTGCTGATAGAAGGCAGGGTCGGATACCTGCTCCTGCACCGCCGCCATTTCCTGCTCCAGGGCGTCGATCTGCCCGGGAATCGCTTCCAGCTCGCGCTGCAGCTTGTAGCTTAATTTCTTCTTCGCCGGCTCGGCGCTCACCTGCGCGGGGGCCGCTGGCGCCGGGGTCGGCGCTTCGACGATGGCCGTGGCCAGCTCGGCCTTGCCGGACTTGCTTTCGCCCACGCCGAGCAGGCGCGGCGAACCGCCCTGGCGCAGCCAGTCCTGATAGCCACCCACGTATTCGCGCACCCTGCCCTCCCCCTCGAACACCAGGGTGCTGGTCACGACGTTATCGAGGAAGGCACGGTCGTGGCTGACCATCAGCACGGTTCCGGGGAAGTTGAGGAGTACTTCTTCGAGCAGTTCCAGGGTTTCTACATCCAGATCGTTGGTCGGTTCGTCCAGCACCAGGAGGTTGGCCGGCTTGCTGAACAACTTGGCGAGCAACAGTCGTGCCCGTTCGCCCCCCGACAGTGCCTTGACCGGTGTGCGGGCCCGTTGTGGGCTGAACAGGAAGTCGCCCAGGTAGCTCAGCACATGGCGGCTCTGGCCATCGATGGTGATGAAGTCGCGACCTTCGGCGACGTTGTCGATCACAGTCTTTTCCGGCTCGAGCTGGTGACGCAATTGGTCGAAATACGCCACTTCCAGTTTGGTGCCGACCTCGATGCTACCGCTGGACGGCTGCAGATCACCGAGCAGGAGCTTGAGCAGCGTGGTCTTGCCGGTACCGTTGGCGCCGAGCAGACCGATGCGGTCGCCGCGCTGCAGGACCATGGAGAAATCCTTGACCAGGAACGGGCCGCCGCCATGCGCGAAACTGACGTTCTCCGCCACCATCACCTGCTTGCCGGACTTGTCCGCGGTCTCCAGCTGGATATTCGCCTTGCCCTGACGTTCGCGGCGCTCGGCACGCTCGGCGCGCATCGCCTTGAGCGCACGCACACGGCCTTCGTTACGGGTACGGCGGGCCTTGATGCCCTGACGAATCCACACCTCCTCCTGGGCCAGGCGCTTGTCGAACAGCGCGTTGGCGGTCTCTTCGGCGGCTAGCTGCTGCTCCTTGTGCACCAGGAAGCTGGCGTAGTCACCGTTCCAGTCGATCAGGCCACCGCGATCCAGCTCGAGGATGCGTGTAGCCAGATTCTGCAGGAAGGAGCGGTCGTGGGTGATGAACAGCACGGCGC
The sequence above is drawn from the Pseudomonas sp. Z8(2022) genome and encodes:
- a CDS encoding DUF6901 family protein — translated: MAIEYRITLDDNHQFSYRIELSREYDPAEAQQAPAWTRLAHQQCSNCPLSREQFSHCPAAVDLHRVIEDFRGLPAFKKASVWVRTPDREYTKQVGLEEGLRALLGVIMATSACPVLARLRPMAQQHLPFANNQEFILRAVSLYLARQYFNMREGRLADWELKGLVRLFQQLKLVNQAFWQRIHDTCEGDSNLKAFLTFFSMSSSMTVSLETQLQKIRPLVMSAGDSFE
- the fadB gene encoding fatty acid oxidation complex subunit alpha FadB, translating into MIYEGKAITVKALESGIVELNFDLKGESVNKFNRLTLNELRASVDAIKADGSIKGVIVTSGKDVFIVGADITEFVDNFKLPDEELVAGNLEANKIFSDFEDLAVPTVVAINGIALGGGFEMCLAGDYRVMSETAKIGLPEVKLGIYPGFGGTVRLPRVIGTDNAVEWIASGKENKAADALKVGAVDAVVAPAKLKDAALDLVKRAISGELDYKAKRQPKLEKIKLNAIEQMMCFETAKGFVAGQAGPNYPAPVEAIKTIQKAANFGRDKALEVEAAGFVKLAKTSVAESLIGLFLNDQELKKKAKHHDEIARDVKLAAVLGAGIMGGGIAYQSASKGTPILMKDIREEGIQMGLNEASKLLGKRVEKGRMTPAKMAEALNAIRPTMSYGDFGNVDIVVEAVVENPKVKHAVLAEVEGYVREDAVIASNTSTISITYLAQALKRPENFVGMHFFNPVHMMPLVEVIRGEKSSEVAVATTVAYAKKMGKNPIVVNDCPGFLVNRVLFPYFGGFAKLVSAGVDFVRIDKIMEKFGWPMGPAYLMDVVGIDTAHHARDVMAEGFPERMKEERKTAVDALYEANRLGQKNGRGFYAYETDKRGKPKKVADAAIQEVLAPVVYEQREVTDEDIINALMIPLCLETVRCLEDGIVDTAAEADMGLIYGIGFPPFRGGALRYIDSIGVAEFVALADKYADLGALYHPTAKLREMAAKGQKFFG
- a CDS encoding ATP-binding cassette domain-containing protein, whose protein sequence is MTLLKFADVSLAYGAMPLLDGVSWQIARGERVCIIGRNGTGKSSMLRLVKGDQMPDDGEIWRAPGLKIGELPQELPRADERTVFDVVAEGLAGVGELLARYHHLAQNINGDDDLEQLMHVQQELEAKDGWRLQQLVDSTLSRLQLPADKTLAELSGGWRRRVLLAQALVSEPDLLLLDEPTNHLDIGAIAWLEEALKDFGGAVLFITHDRSFLQNLATRILELDRGGLIDWNGDYASFLVHKEQQLAAEETANALFDKRLAQEEVWIRQGIKARRTRNEGRVRALKAMRAERAERRERQGKANIQLETADKSGKQVMVAENVSFAHGGGPFLVKDFSMVLQRGDRIGLLGANGTGKTTLLKLLLGDLQPSSGSIEVGTKLEVAYFDQLRHQLEPEKTVIDNVAEGRDFITIDGQSRHVLSYLGDFLFSPQRARTPVKALSGGERARLLLAKLFSKPANLLVLDEPTNDLDVETLELLEEVLLNFPGTVLMVSHDRAFLDNVVTSTLVFEGEGRVREYVGGYQDWLRQGGSPRLLGVGESKSGKAELATAIVEAPTPAPAAPAQVSAEPAKKKLSYKLQRELEAIPGQIDALEQEMAAVQEQVSDPAFYQQPVQVTTEVLARLDSLQKEMDELLERWAELEG
- a CDS encoding universal stress protein, translating into MPYQHILVAVDLTEECDPVVVRAQKLAQASGAKMSLVHIVEPMAMAFGGDVPMDLSMLQQQQFEQARERLDSFTGKYPELTADQRHLAYGQPRQEIHRLAAEQGCDLIVVGSHGRHGLALLLGSTANDVLHGAPCDVLAVRLKKVEKSA
- the fadA gene encoding acetyl-CoA C-acyltransferase FadA, with the protein product MSLNPRDAVIVDFGRTPMGRSKGGMHRNTRAETMSAHLISKLLERNSKIDPAEVEDVIWGCVNQTLEQGWNIARMASLMTQIPHTSAGQTVSRLCGSSMSALHTAVQAIQTGNGDVFVVGGVEHMGHVGMMHGVDPNPHLSLYAAKASGMMGLTAEMLGKMHGISREQQDAFGERSHRLAHKATVEGKFKDEIIPMQGYDENGFLKMFDYDETIRPETTIESLAALKPAFNPKGGTVTAGTSSQITDGASCMIVMSAQRAQDLGIQPMAVVRAMAVAGVDPAIMGYGPVPSTQKALKRAGLTMADIDFVELNEAFAAQALPVLKDLKLLDKMEEKVNLHGGAIALGHPFGCSGARISGTLLNVMKQNGGTFGVSTMCVGLGQGITTVFERV